One genomic segment of Saprospiraceae bacterium includes these proteins:
- a CDS encoding caspase family protein has protein sequence MGKFIILVLFISGINLSFSQTKGVGAIPSSGAQATNKTYAIVVGISDYQDPSIPDLKYADKDANAFAAYLKTPAGGGLDEDHLKILLNSNATLGQFASALDWLLEVCKEGDRAIIYFSGHGDVERKTVSQPGFLLCWDAPGRVYMSGGAFGLAYLEEIINTLSTQNKSKVVMVADACHSGKLSGNQIGGTQATAANLARQYSNEIKILSCQPNEFSLEGEQWGGGRGVFSYHLVDGLMGLADKNSDAIISLHEINRYLEDHVIEEVAPQSQIPVIIGNKTEQIGIVDKSVLAQLKKSKEGQIVAFVKTESRGLEDEILSKVDSLVKLKYYRFKECLTQKSFFAPASDCADYYYKILEKDTTLGSLLNSMKRNYAAALQDDAQQVLNRFLRSELVELSLSKRTAIEKYSVYPSYLERAWELLGQNHYMYPILKARKYFFEAYLLHLENKNKNEEIGRKALDKLYESLKYQSDMPHIYWAMNFAYGFNLMQMDSAEYFTEKAIALNPSWQLPYANLVFMFADKFRNKEKAKYYLDKINAIDSTTMVATYSNAIFYDVLGDFKKAEYYLMQTIAMDSNHMSAHNLLGNVYLYSNQLELAKTHYLKAIAMDAEYPMAHSNLGFVHYLQQDKKAAEEAFKRAYELDPYGPYFNYNLACFYAGENQSDLAFRYLEAAIQNGWNDYKHLSEDQSLEPLKADSTKWNSLMAKYFSSEQKK, from the coding sequence GTGGGGAAATTTATTATTTTAGTTTTATTCATATCGGGGATCAATCTTTCGTTTTCACAAACAAAAGGTGTTGGGGCTATTCCTTCAAGTGGGGCACAAGCCACTAATAAAACTTATGCAATTGTTGTTGGGATTTCCGATTATCAGGACCCTTCCATCCCCGATTTAAAATATGCCGACAAAGACGCAAATGCTTTTGCAGCATACTTAAAGACCCCGGCAGGTGGCGGCCTTGATGAAGATCACCTGAAAATCCTGTTGAACTCAAACGCTACTTTGGGTCAGTTTGCTTCTGCGTTGGATTGGTTGCTGGAAGTATGCAAAGAAGGTGACCGTGCAATTATATATTTTTCAGGGCACGGCGATGTCGAACGCAAAACGGTTTCACAACCAGGTTTTCTCTTGTGTTGGGATGCTCCCGGCCGGGTATATATGTCTGGAGGCGCTTTTGGCTTAGCCTATCTTGAAGAAATCATCAACACGCTATCCACTCAAAACAAATCCAAAGTAGTGATGGTGGCTGATGCATGTCACTCCGGTAAATTATCAGGCAATCAAATAGGAGGTACTCAGGCTACTGCAGCTAATCTGGCCAGACAATATTCAAACGAAATAAAAATACTATCCTGTCAGCCAAATGAATTTTCCCTGGAGGGAGAGCAATGGGGTGGGGGCCGTGGGGTATTTAGTTATCATCTGGTGGATGGATTGATGGGACTTGCCGATAAAAATTCAGATGCCATCATTTCTTTGCACGAAATAAACCGTTACCTGGAAGATCATGTGATTGAGGAAGTAGCTCCGCAAAGTCAGATACCTGTCATTATCGGAAATAAAACCGAACAAATAGGTATCGTTGACAAAAGCGTTTTGGCTCAATTGAAAAAAAGCAAAGAAGGTCAAATTGTAGCATTTGTAAAAACTGAAAGCAGAGGACTGGAAGACGAAATCCTTTCCAAGGTGGATTCGCTTGTAAAATTGAAGTACTACAGATTTAAGGAATGTCTTACACAAAAATCTTTTTTTGCACCGGCATCTGATTGTGCAGACTATTATTACAAAATCCTGGAAAAAGACACCACCCTTGGAAGTTTGTTGAATTCAATGAAAAGAAATTATGCCGCCGCATTACAAGATGATGCCCAACAGGTTTTAAACAGATTCCTGCGGTCTGAATTGGTAGAACTCAGTTTGTCCAAAAGAACAGCTATTGAAAAATACTCAGTGTATCCTTCTTATCTCGAACGCGCTTGGGAATTGCTTGGCCAGAATCATTACATGTATCCGATCCTGAAGGCCAGGAAGTACTTTTTTGAAGCCTATTTGTTACACCTTGAAAATAAAAACAAAAACGAAGAAATTGGCAGGAAAGCTCTGGACAAATTGTATGAATCTTTGAAATATCAGTCCGATATGCCGCACATCTATTGGGCGATGAATTTTGCCTACGGGTTTAATCTCATGCAAATGGATTCTGCTGAATATTTTACGGAAAAGGCCATAGCCCTGAACCCGTCCTGGCAGCTTCCCTATGCAAACCTCGTGTTTATGTTTGCAGATAAATTTAGAAATAAAGAAAAAGCGAAGTATTATCTCGATAAAATCAATGCCATAGATTCAACAACGATGGTTGCCACGTATTCCAATGCGATTTTTTACGATGTCTTGGGTGATTTCAAAAAAGCAGAATATTATTTAATGCAGACCATTGCTATGGATTCAAATCATATGTCAGCACACAATTTATTAGGTAATGTTTATTTATATTCAAATCAGTTAGAACTTGCGAAGACTCATTATCTGAAAGCCATTGCGATGGATGCTGAATATCCAATGGCCCATTCCAATCTTGGGTTTGTCCATTATCTGCAGCAGGATAAAAAAGCTGCCGAAGAGGCATTTAAAAGGGCTTACGAACTTGATCCTTATGGACCTTATTTTAATTACAATCTAGCCTGTTTTTACGCAGGTGAAAACCAATCTGACCTGGCATTCAGATATCTGGAAGCAGCCATACAGAACGGGTGGAATGATTACAAACATCTTTCGGAAGATCAAAGCCTGGAACCATTAAAAGCAGATTCTACTAAGTGGAATTCACTTATGGCCAAATATTTCAGTTCAGAACAAAAAAAATGA
- a CDS encoding CHASE2 domain-containing protein, with product MKVQTFLHGCVYSLGSLLVLYIIHHLPVNQLFIDPFSEAIKGHDLMDIAFSKFRNHTDPSFYDGRILVLNSGKTDRKKIAHTLDYLNRVDAKAIGLDILLDSFYQLPEDSLLQKSLMGAKQTVLGFTFNEGRYHEDSKIGFYPHPFFDQGNRVGYVNIATNDGFSVRAFEPFHKVEGVDRNAFAVELADLFNPELTSQIRARKSQLEWINFKRVQPGAVNMQYPINSSQVIHYDLIEMDQFLSDTAQYEKEQLANKIVLIGFCGEDENAYSMKDRHYTPLNEQYTGRSHPDMYGVIVHANIISMILDGDYIRDIPESTIYYLAIMLFLFNFFLFKTLHHFNFFRSLPYIRFLQVIEFFIILATCIFLLINLNIKLGFTFLATCVILSFEFYEIYELKLKAKVQVFLDEIGLWTRRNRLISKS from the coding sequence TTGAAGGTACAGACATTTTTACATGGGTGCGTCTATTCACTGGGTAGTTTATTGGTGCTCTATATCATTCACCATCTGCCGGTAAATCAGCTCTTTATTGATCCCTTCAGCGAAGCAATTAAAGGGCACGACCTCATGGATATTGCTTTTTCGAAATTTAGAAATCATACAGATCCGTCATTTTACGATGGAAGAATTCTCGTCCTGAATTCCGGGAAAACAGATCGGAAAAAAATTGCACATACCCTTGATTATTTGAACAGGGTAGATGCAAAAGCCATAGGGCTTGATATTCTGCTGGATAGCTTTTACCAATTGCCGGAAGATAGTTTGTTGCAAAAGTCTTTGATGGGCGCGAAACAGACGGTATTGGGTTTTACATTTAATGAGGGTAGATATCACGAAGATTCGAAAATTGGATTTTACCCTCATCCATTCTTTGATCAAGGCAACCGGGTGGGCTATGTAAACATTGCAACAAACGATGGATTTTCGGTGCGTGCATTTGAACCTTTTCACAAGGTGGAGGGCGTTGATAGAAATGCATTTGCAGTTGAACTGGCCGATCTGTTTAATCCGGAATTAACGAGTCAAATCAGAGCCAGAAAAAGCCAATTGGAATGGATCAATTTCAAAAGGGTTCAGCCTGGAGCGGTCAACATGCAATATCCCATCAATTCTTCTCAGGTAATTCATTACGATCTGATAGAAATGGACCAGTTTTTATCCGATACAGCTCAGTATGAAAAGGAACAGCTCGCAAATAAAATAGTCTTGATTGGATTTTGTGGCGAGGATGAAAATGCTTATTCTATGAAAGACAGGCATTACACTCCTCTGAACGAACAGTATACAGGAAGATCCCATCCGGACATGTATGGAGTTATTGTGCATGCCAATATTATTTCTATGATTCTGGATGGCGATTACATCAGGGATATTCCGGAGTCAACGATTTATTATCTGGCGATAATGTTATTTCTATTTAATTTTTTTCTTTTTAAAACCCTGCATCATTTTAATTTTTTCCGGTCTTTGCCCTATATTCGTTTTCTTCAGGTTATTGAATTTTTTATCATTCTTGCCACTTGTATTTTCCTTTTGATTAATCTTAACATAAAACTTGGATTTACTTTCCTAGCCACTTGCGTCATTCTTTCGTTTGAATTTTACGAGATCTATGAGTTAAAGCTCAAAGCTAAAGTCCAGGTTTTTCTCGATGAAATTGGGCTTTGGACTCGTCGAAACCGGCTCATTTCAAAAAGCTGA
- a CDS encoding sigma-70 family RNA polymerase sigma factor yields the protein MQKAIYNEMITGPEVIEAKIKELYKLYYLDVLQYVCNNSGQAEDARDLFQEIALNFLKILQSGTLETIQNEKYYLMGMARNLWLKKVHKEKHTVSYDDVIFNEREDETSQAEEKNTLFELISGKLSEISKECQQIIYQGFYQKKSNSELASIMGYTEQFIKVKKHRCLQGLKKLIVDSPDYRHLKNAF from the coding sequence GTGCAAAAAGCAATATATAACGAAATGATAACAGGCCCCGAAGTCATAGAAGCAAAGATTAAAGAATTGTACAAACTGTATTATTTGGATGTCTTGCAATATGTGTGCAATAACAGTGGGCAAGCTGAGGATGCAAGGGATCTGTTTCAGGAGATTGCTTTGAATTTTTTAAAAATACTGCAAAGCGGCACACTTGAAACCATACAAAATGAAAAGTATTATCTTATGGGAATGGCAAGAAATTTATGGTTGAAAAAAGTGCACAAAGAAAAGCACACCGTTTCATATGATGATGTCATTTTCAATGAAAGGGAAGATGAAACCAGTCAAGCGGAAGAAAAAAATACCTTGTTTGAATTGATCTCGGGTAAGCTTTCAGAAATTTCAAAAGAATGCCAACAGATCATTTATCAGGGATTTTATCAAAAGAAATCAAATTCTGAATTGGCCAGCATAATGGGTTATACGGAACAATTTATTAAAGTAAAAAAACACAGATGCCTCCAGGGTTTGAAAAAACTCATCGTGGATTCGCCTGATTACCGCCACCTTAAAAACGCCTTTTAA